The Sardina pilchardus chromosome 24, fSarPil1.1, whole genome shotgun sequence nucleotide sequence GGGCTATCTTTCCTCCTGGAGGTGGTGGGAGGAGTCCAAAGCCTCCTGCACTCTGAGGGCGGGGCTTATCCCTTTTCTTACCTTgctaaaaaaagacagaaaatatAGACACAACGTCCTTAAAAACAAATGATTACAACAACACTGGTCATGCATGTAAACAAAAGTACAGTTTAAATCAAATAAGACTAAGCCAGAATTGATTACATAATGGGTCATGTGACATACATCGTTAGTGAAACGCTATAGCTATTCGCTAAAAGCGAGACCTACATCTGCCATACGTAGGGCATATGTAGAGCCACACATTATATGCTTTGGTTTACCCCGATATTGAGAGTGATGGTTTGTCCCTCTTTGAAACCCAGGTCAAGTTTGGGTCCCGTGTCTGCGGTATGAGCATTTTTACTGATCTCATCCTCCGTCTTCACCcacctagtacacacacacacacacacacacacacacacacacacacacacacacacacacacacacacacacacacacacacacacacacacacacacacacacacacacacacacacacacacacacacacacacggcaaagaCAATATCGTCATTACACATGTTTCCTTTAGGACAAAATGTTGAATTTGCATCATTGCATCAAGTATTGAGCCCACACGCAACGCCTAGTTTGACCAACACTCACTTGAAATGGTCCTGCAGAGCCACGTTGAAGTCAAACGCGTCTCCCCGGTCCCCAAAGCCAACCCCGATGAACGCACTGCGACCTGGAACAGATGGCGACACGTCGTCAGTCCGGGCTTTTACGTGTCACCAGTCAAAACAAAGCACAAAGACAGAGCATGTGAATGGACTTTAATGCATCTAAATGGGATGAAGTCACATAAAAATGTCAGACCAGCAGcacacctgcatgtgtgtgagaaatgccCGCAAATACTCAAAAAATATTAAACACATACATCAACATGGGCACACAGAGGAGATATGGCTTTATAAATAAGATTTAAATCTGTGACCTGCTCATGACAATGCCAAAACAGAGCAAAGTTAGTTTGTTCTTCAGTGCGGGCTTTTAATAGCAGCTCTGACTATCCTAAATCAATGTGCTCCACATCCCAGGTGGACCACTCAGATCCCTCTACCCTGGAATACTGGTTCAGAACATGAGAACAAAGAATGTTGCTTCCATAGATTTAGAACTATATTCTATGATTATCTCTACCAGAGATTAAACgaagcgagaggcgcaaacgtttgaacatttccgcgttctgttttcacaaaggggaggggggcgaaatccccctttaagcagacctagttACATTCGAACttaactgcttgccaatctgacagagatcgatatcccactatgacgactttgcgacacgcctctttaagcagacaggaattgtttgaattttgcttcgATAGAAAtacattatgttgctctatcttgtcagtaatgaaggatctttgtctCTACCTTGCAACTTGATCATCTTATCACATATAATAATACTCCACATCACTATTTCAACCATTGCTGAAAAACATTTGGTATAATCCACTTGACTGTATAAAATGACCTACAATGAATCCAGAGAAGAGCCCACCTAACCCCACTCAAGTGTGGAGAGATTCCGCTCAACAAATGACCTTTCATTTAAAAGCATCATTCAAATACAATTACAATACCATAAGGGTTCAAATCAAGTCAATAGTTCATTAGTGGCACCATCCTACACATTCCACTCATCATTTATACGCATTTGACAAGCACAATGAAAGTGAAATGGGAGCACTGGATGCATAAAACATACTATAAACTACTCATAAAATAAACTACTCATAAACTAAGCTATTCATGTCAAgagcatgtaaacaaacaacctTTTGAAACTCGACTGTTATCAACATCTGTGGTAAAGTTGGTATGCTGTTCTGAAGCAGGGCTGCAACAATTAATCGAATAATCCAATAGTTGACTTTAATCCATTGGTTGAATTTAATTGATTATTGAATTAATTATCAACTAATTTGGCAATCATTAATCAGTTTGTGTCAATTGTTTACTTCAAAATGCTTAATTTATTACCTTAAACTTCTGCCTAACTTGCTCCTCCATGATAGAAAAAGTAAATATATTTGGCTTGTGGACTAAACAAGGCATCTGAGGACATATTCTTGGACTTTATATATGTTTTGGCATTGTCATGAGCAGGTCACAGATTTAAATCTTATTTATAAAGCCATATCTCCTCTGTGTGCCCAAGTTGATGTATGTGTTTAATATTTTTTGAGTAACACTCAACATAATTTCACAATTTTCTGGCATTTTATATTAAACAACTACTTGATTATTAATCAATAAAATAATCAAGATATAGATAATAGATTAATAGAGAGTGGTCCAAAGTGGGCTACTAGCATAATCAACTTCTACATGTGAATGTAGGAGTTTCATCTACATGACAAGTAATGAATGGTACTGACAAGATcatgagagagatgtagagagagagagagggagagagaggaagagagcaaaagagagacagagagaaaggagagagagagaaagaaagagagacagagacagagacagagagagaaaggagagagagagagagagagaaagtagcaGCAGCTTGAATGTGACACGTCACCAAACTTCAAGGTCTCATTGCAGCCAAGAGAAGTAGGAAGTAGGAGGGGTACACACCATTATCATCTTGTATTCTCAGCACAAAGTAGCGGCTTGAGTCACTGACGGTTTCCAAGGCGATGCCTGGATACTCGTTGATTGGTGCCTGTGCAAAAAGCTCACCTGAAGAGAACAGGAGAAGTAAAAAGAAGGGAAGCACACAGATGGTCACTCCAGAAAACAGCTACGTAGCGCATCTGACCTGACCGATTCAGTCACTCTTCATCTGCTGAccacagtcagacagagagagagagagagagagagaaagggagggagagcgagagaatatCTGATACATTAcaattagagaaagagagagaaagagagagaataactgaTGCATATcacagttagagagagaaagggaatatCTGATGCACATCAcagttagagaaagagagggaaagagaaaaagagagagaatctgaTGCATGTTGcagttagagaaagagagagagaatatctgatgcacatgacagagagagaatatctGATGCATATCTACCATTAGCCATTTCCTATTGTACAGATATGCATCATAAGTACTGTACGCTACTCTCAGTTGGTATAACAGCAGCAtaggatgattgtgtgtgtctgtgtgtgtgtgtgtgtgtgtgtgtgtgtgtgtgtgtgtgtgtgtgtgtgtgtgtgtgtgtgtgtgtgtgtattccctcacactctccacctcgagctggtgtgtggtgagggttctggtgcataatggctgccgtgcatcacccaggtgggtgctacactTTGGTGGTGTTTAACAAGGCTAATCCTtcactgtgaagtgctttgggTGCCATGAAAAGCTCCATATAAATGCAAGTTGTGGTGTGTATCCATTAGTAGCATACAtaccttgtgtttgtgtgtgtgtgtgtgtgtgtgtgtgtgtgtgtgtgtgtatgtgttagtagCATACATTCctgagcctttgtgtgtgtttgtgtttatgtctgtgtgtgtgtgtgtgtgtgtgtatgtgttagtagCATGAATACCTAAGACTAGctggagtggatgtgtgtgtggcttagtgtgtgtgtgtgtgtgtgtgtgtgtgtgtgtgtgtgtgtgtgtgtgtgtgttagtagcaTGAATACCTAAGACTAGctggagtggatgtgtgtgtggcttagtgtgtgtgtgtgtgtgtgtgtgtgtgtgtgtgttagtagcaTACATACCTGAGACTTTGTCTTCCAGCTTGATGAATGCCACTTTCCCTTTGGCCGTGATCCTCAAGCGCCCGCTCCAGTCGGGGGCGTCCAGCTTCCAGTCCGCTGCCCTGTGGAGGGGCACAGAGGTCGGGCAGAGGGGGCAGGGGCATCAGAGGGCATCGAGAGAGCACCTCCTGGCACAGGCTCTTTCCTACTGACACTCATTCACTGTTTTAAAGGGTAATGAAGTGCTTTACATTCATCTATAGCTGCTGAAATGTGatgcacactggcacacactgtTAAAACTAAACAAGAGCAGTATGCTCATTCTTTCGAGTATAGTAAGCTTTAACTTTACATATTCCTCTCAAGAGATAACAGCTTTGGGAAATTATGTAGGCCTGTATATACCCCAACCAAGGCTCATGCTACATCTTGAGCATGCTATATCACCATTCATGGACCTTACTAGTCTGTACAACATGATGCTCGATCTTCAACCAAAAGCCATTCTTTTTATgtgggacatgtgtgtgtgtgtgtgtgtgtgtgtgtgtgtgtgtgtgttactatcacacacacacacacacacacacacacacacacacacacacacacacacacatacacacacacacacacacacatctaggcCACCAAAACAGAAACAACGTGGTTAATGGAATTAATTTCATGAGGCATCCCGAGGGGTTTTCGACATGGAATACTGATTTGGAGAGGGTCACTCTCCCCCTCATGGTTTAGCCTATTATTCTCTCCGAATTCTTCACGTTTTCCGCCCCAAGCTTTACTTTACGCAGTGCTCTCCAAATGTTGATAAATAGGGGCGCATCAGTAACCAACGGACACACTACTCCCTTAACTCAATTTGTTCACTAACAGGCCGTGAGATATTCTTTCATTGATTGAATTGTACAGGGTTAACAGCACGTTAAGACAACAGCACAATGGTGTAACGTCCACACATAGCCTAACGTAAACTGGCAGTTGAATCAGTGAATGGTAGTTTCaaacagagatagacagaaacaGTACTCATCAAGGAGATGCGCCGACATAAACAGTAGTAGGCTATTCGTAGCACGACACAGAGATGAATATAGGAACAGTGTTTTCAAACGCGTTCATTTCACAGTATTGCAAAGCGCGAAGGCTATTTAATCTATATCATTTAACCTACCGATGTCCGCGGTTGGAAGCCCGCGGCGGAATGCGATAAACGTTGACATCTGGTTTCACGATCAAAATTGACTCGTATTCCGCTTCTGTCGCCATCTTGAATTAAGCGCAGTCGACGCGTGACATTTATCTGAATTCCCAGCTAGGTTTAGCGGGTGGATCGCTTGCGTCGCGACCAAATGTCAATGGCGTGATGCGGTCCTTGAGTTTGGATGCAGGGAGAGATAAGCTGCGGGCCAAACGCGCATCCACCGATGGTAAAGCACTTGGATAGGCTACGCCTGGCATTGGGCTTTGAGCTCATTGAAATCCCTTGAATGTTTGTCAGTGGATACGGATGAAGAATTACAGTAAATCGGCTGGATGTAGCGTAAATAAATCCCCATTGTAAACAAATGTCAACTTGAAAATGTTACAGATATACAAGCCGAAGCAACCACGTCAAACAagtttattatatttttaaaacaattattgatgtacagtaatgtttAACATGTGTATTCACGCCCACTACGTGAATATTCTAAGAAGGGGAGGGATTTAAGATTGTGAGCAGCTATCTTTAGACAGGTGGACGCAAAACGGAAGCGGAAATTTCCGTAGTTGCCTAGAAGACGCTGCTTCCTTCCCTTCCCCATCACCCAAGGTTGGTATGTTTATTACTCATACGGGAAAATACTGTTCATTTTCATTACAGTGAGATGCAGCTTTGCTTATGATGGTGCGCAATGGTCCTTTCAGCACTGATATATGGAACAGCTCCCACATCCGCCTAGAActgcaggagcaggaggtgtCATGTTACTATCTCCGAAGAAGGCTCCGCTGATGCAGCGAGCCTTTCCTTTCAGATCACGATTTTCTCCTTTCGTGTTGTATACCTGTGCATCAGAGCATATTTGTCCATGCGTACAGGGAACTAGTAGGTTATTTCGCTCATACGTAGTGCACATAGTGCAGTTGGAATGGATTTGCAGCTAAATGGCTTTGCACCTGCTCCAATGTGGAAGGTTGTCATAGCCTAGGTAGCCTAACAGTGTAGGCTATCCACTTGGTACTAGCATACTGTCTGTCGGCTTCAAACAATCCACGGGCCCATGGGATGAAATGTCATATTGTTTCCGTTTCATGGAATTGTCATCCTCCTGGTCACAACTGCTACAAACTGTACACCCCCTGCTGCTGGTTGGATGTCAAAGCCACAATGTTTCATTGCAACAATTCGGCTAATCCTTTGTGACTTGCAGACGGGTGTCTGTTCTGTGCTCAGTATTAATTTAAGCGTATTTCCCTCTTCCTGTCCTACCACGTAGCCTACCGCTTGCATCGATGTCTCAATTTATCTTAATTTGACAACCGCTTTATTATGACATCCGCTATGTACGATTTGAGATGAGCTTTCTCCTTGAGAAGAGATGTGTAGAGGCTGTAGCTCTTTGACccgtgtctctgtctgtccaggtGTAAAATATAGATGTTTTGCTTTCGTAGGATAATTTCTCTCCGGCCCTCTGGCTGTCGGACCTAATGCTGCTGCCCCGGCGGGACTGTTTACGAGCAGCCAGTGAGCCCGGAGCATAGAGAGCGCCAGAGTGCCCTCCACCAACCCTTTGCAATCAGGTGAGCAGAGCCAAGAGAGTTGCTACATCCTGCTCACCATGATGCCTCACACCCAAACGCAAATGCAAAGGACTTGGCTATTCATAACATGGTTGTCGGCCTGAGCCAGGGGTTATTACTGAGGAGTGTTTAAGAGAGCCCAATCCGAGACCCTTGTGCAAAtcatttgaaacaaaacatgagtTATGTTGCAACACTCTTGTGGTCTTAAGAGGAAGTGTAGTGCCCAGAgtttatgtgtttttattgtgGGAAAGTGAATAAGACcctcacagctgcacacacacttcagttaaTTTACACAAGGGTGTTTATCCCTTAAGGCTGCGCTTTACGTTTGGTGCAGTAGATGCTGTAATTCAGAGTGATTTACtgtattgtaggctacatgtgcatgcctgtgtttcTGCTCCCTGGCTACCAAACACCTGATGTCGATGTTGTTGACAAAGCATCACTCAAGCACCTGCTCTACCAGATGTGCTCCAGGATACCTGGATCACTGGTGTCAATTATATATTTCTATGTACAATCTATCTAGAAAATACACTTACATGTAATCATTAAAGGATACCATTACCCACAGATGTCAGCATTGGTGCACCTTGGGTCTTGAACCCATGACCATGATTATTTATTAAAATAAGGAGAAAAGATTAGTTGCATATATTGTAAAAGGGAGGAAGTATGATCAACACTGAAGAGATATTGCAGCAAAGTGATCAATAGACCAAACCACGTTTGATGTTGGTTAAATGGTGTTTTAATGGCTTGTCCTGTAGGTTTAGCAATTGTGGTGCCAAATGCATTATTAGCATTGTGACTGGTAGGACGTAAAGATTACTGGTAAATGAAATGCCTCTTTTGCTGTTCTATAGGGACACAAGGCCCTCACTGTTTTAGACTGTCAATATTAACATTTTGTATACAACAACATAGCAAACATTTTACTGTTCCTTTGTAAGGATGATGCTGTTTCTGTTTAGCTTTCGCCAGGAGATGTTTAGAAGACAAAGTTTTCTTTGTTGGTTTTCCGcaatttgttgtcattttctcagAACAGATTTGTTTGCAGCAGTTAATTGTCCACACTAACTATTAGTTAATTGAGTGGACAAGTTTATTTTGTAGAACTGACATTTCTTTCACTTGAATGTTATTGTTACCTCGATATCTTTTTTCATAGAGCTTTGTTTAACACCAATTTGTTCTGATTGAAGTGTGGCATGTAATGCTATTTTAAATGTTATGTAATATCTGTTTGTAcatttgtgttttattgtgcatgtgtggatcgctgtactttttgttttgtttcatcttCTGTATTTGTCTGATTGACCCACAGCGGTACGCCAATTTATCTGTCACCATGACACACTCAATGTTGCGTAGAACACTGAAGAACCTGGTCCAGAACTTCTCTGAGGCCGAAGTCAAGGTCAGACCCAATATTTACACTATTCGTACCTGTCACCATGAACAAaatttactgtatatattttttataaacGGCAGTAATGCTTCAAATAAGATTAGTGCTCACCTGACATACTTACCACCTACTGTAAGACACACTTTCTTATACACACATCTGTTTGACTTGATCAAATGCAGCACTAATGGGAGTCAGCTTTGCCAAAACATGGATTACTGTGCAGTACTCCCTGAGCTGGACAATTGCAATTGAGTCAATTGTGGGAAATGCTGCATATCAAAGTTTGTATTAGGCAAGCTGAGAATGTAGAATAGGATTGTGAGTAGGTTCAGCACTGTTTGGGGGGAGAAGTGAGAGGCATCCTATTAGCCAGTTGTCAAGAATGAGCAAAATGCTTTGTTAGATTCACATTCGTAAGCAAAGCACAGCGCATAGAATAGCGTGGCCAATCCTGCGTCTGGTGTCAGCACTTCAGAGGATGACTCGACacatctccctcttccttcctgCTGTTGCCAGGTCCGAGAGGCCACCTCCAACGACCCCTGGGGTCCCTCCAGCTCCCAGTTGTCCGACATCTCAGACCTGACGTACAACGTGGTGGCCTGCAATGAGATCACAAGCATGCTGTTCAAGCGCCTCAACGATGTCGCCAAGAACTGGAGGCACGTGTACAAGGTAGGTGAgctcagtggagagagaggagaggagaggagaggagaggagaggtgcggTGCAGAAAAGAGACACACTGACAACGAGggggttttttggggggggggggggggttatgccttttaattggataggacagtagagatacagacaggaagtgagtgggagagagagttgggtggGATCCCGAAAGGACCACGgagcgggaatcgaacccgggtcccaAATCCGACCTgcagtcatatcccgatcccaccccatctctctctcccacttgtttcctgtctacctcttcactatcctatcatcataaaggcaaaaaagccaaaaatatatacagaaagaaaaaaatgacctGTTGTGGCGAGAATGGCAGGTTTCCCTGGTCCCCCTACTCTACTGTGTCCATAAAATGCTTAAAATTCTCtggacatacacacgcaccccTCATGCACCGGCTAGCCGTGCCAGCTAGCTATAAAATGGCTTCATTTTTTAGAGGTTCATCATGGCAGAGTCAGTGAATTGACAGAGACGGctgtgaaatactgtatgtacgcCAAAACTGTAGGGGGAGCTCCGTAGAGAAAAATGTGACCACAAAAGTGAGAAATAAGCAAAGAAATTACTGGAGTTTGCACCTTGAAAATATTTGAATTCTTACTGGCACTTTAGATCAAATTTGATTGAATCGATTTGAGTAGATACAGAGAGGAGAATTGAGGGAAGTGTGGAGTCGGAGTGTGTGGCTGACTAGGCAAAGCCAAACGATTTTTCTGACACAGACAAGCAAATACAGCTATGGTGTGGCATATGGGAGCATTGAGCTGACTCCGCAATGTTTGCGCTTCATTGTCTTGCCCATAATGTTAAATCAGTAAAAATCAGGCTTCTCAGCCAAATATACTTGCGTAGCCTACGTGGAATTTGGTCTCTGGTGCTCGGGGAACGGTGGGGGGAACTAGCTCAAGGACAGCTGTGGAACCAGGCATGGCAGAAAGATTAATGGATTCAAAATCGCAGTTTAAGTGAATACGATAACCAAGGCCAAGGCTCAAGACTGTCATTATTTGCAAGTATTTTGCTACTCTCTGTAGCAACACCATGACTATGtatcaacatttttttaaaaaaaacccatagACACCAGAACAATGAATGTAGCAGCAGACTCATTTCTAAATGTGTTAAGTTGTGAATATCGAACTGAATCTTGACTTTCAAAAATTATATTGCAAATCAATTTGCAATCACAAtatctatgtttacatttacatgtatccatttagcagatgcttttatccaaagtgacttaaaaataaaataaagaacaaCATTTAAGCAACAATGCAGATGGACCAATTAGCAATAAATTAGTAGCAATTAATACTACATCAGTCTACTAGTAGTGGTCTACTTTTACTAGTATTTGTTAGAAAAGATAGATATATTTCCTCAAAATCTTTCAGCCCCAGAACCAGGTAGGCCTAATGGAAAAGTGGAATGAAATGAGAGGACGACAACAAGaaagaggacagaggaagaaaggagaaagCTTTGTTACTATGGAAACAGAACAACCCAGCCTCCCTTTTTTGTGTTGAATGTATTGCATTTTGGAAAGAAAACCTGCTCTCattaaaagtaaaagtcctcatcTCTACGCGTAGCTACAGCTGGTGAAGAGCATAATCCGTCTGCCCGTTATGTTACCATAGAGGACTATGGACTTAATACAGCCGGGCGCTGTTGCCCTGACATCAGTAAACAGTAACTGCCATTGTTGTCATATCTTTTGTAAACGGTCTCTCTCCATATGGGTTTGCTAAGCATGGGTCATGGCAGGGCCCTTAGTATGTTGATGTGGCTTTAAATTATTCATGACTGAAGAGCTGCCTGAATTCGCCCCTGGGTCCACCAGCTCCAGTGGCTCAAATATCAACCATCTCGGTGGGCACTGTatgcacattaacacacacacacacacacacacacatactgtccaaATAATGATGCCTATAGCTAAAATGTGCTTtagttgtttttatttgatCAACACGGCTTTCTTCCTTTATTTCAAGAATTGCGCTGTACTGTAGCTTTGGTTATAGGACgcaggagacaaaaaaaaaacttggcaagtgtgtgtgcttttgcctTCTGCCATGTGATCGAAGGGTTTACTTGTGTCTCCGTTCCCTTTCTCCTCCACACTGCCAGTCTGTTGTATTGCTGGAGTATCTGCTGAAGACGGGCGCAGATGGAGTGGTCACTGCCAGCCTGGAGAACGTCCACGTGGTCAAGGCTCTTACCGAGTTCCGCGCCGTAGACAAAGACGGCAAAGACCAGGTGTGGGAGATTTGACACAATATGACCTGAATCCTACCACTAATTCCATagtactcactcattcactcattcactcactctctctcttacacacacacacattcacgtgcACAGAGAATTACACCATGTTTacaaaacacactgcacacatactgttgacgaatacacacacattgtgaaaTCATGGTTGATATGGTGACGTCCACTGTTCTTTTCACAGGGCGCTACCATCAGAGAGAAAGCAAAGATTGTGCTGGTGTTGATTGAGGATCCAGAGAAGCTCAAGGAAGAGCGTGATATGGCCatgaaacacaaagacaagCTACAAAAGGCAACCACAGGTACTTAATGGCAACTATTCGTGTCCTGCTACATGACTGTACAAATACTAGTCTTTGTTCTTACATCCAGTTTGTTTGTTAAACTTGTATAGCCAATCACAAGTACTTACCAGCGAAAAGCCATATCCTATTACATGAATATAAAAGGGCTATCTTTGTTCAAGTTCAACAATTTATTGGCATATCAACACAATTGATTGGAATTTGTCCTAGAATTGTCAATACAcaggaacatacagtactgtacatgaaaaACAATCACATAGACAATCATTCAAACCAGTAATTTAACAGAGTAACCAGAGCAGCACCATGCCGTCATTCTCCAGCACCATTATGCACGCATGCGCACAAGAAtgtgtgtaaacgtgtgtgtgttgtaccttgTATGCACACAGAATTTCTGTTTGTTAAGCAAAGGCAAGCACAGGTGCTCAGCAGTGACGAGCCATATCCTGCTACATGACTGCGAAAATGCTAGCCTTTGTATacgacaaaaaacaaaatctaaccaagtgttattaatcttatattaaagggatagttcggattttaagacacgaagttgtatgggttccctgtcagcaacgtagtgcatcagcactgacttacccccgacagcgtcctgtgagccgagatccagccggtttttgatcgtttttgatgccggactattttcttcagcaagtttctggggtcacgaaagtaaagtgtttttcttctcaaaaccatatgcgttcaacagagtgatatatttgcaccacaaaaacgttgtccagctgtcagtagcgcgcagtgataggaatcgcgaaaaataagtaagtgataacgaggtttgaatttttcctggacaacgtttttgtggtgcaaatatatcactctgttgaacgcatatggttttgagaagaaaaacactttactttcgtgaccccagaaacttgccggactactttcttcagcatcaaaaacgatctaaaaccggctggatctcggctcacaggacgctgtcgggggtaagtcagtgctgatgcactacgttgctgacagggaacccatacaacttcgtgtcttaaaatccaaactatccctttaagattaaaaaaagatctatttggtattgtttttagtatttTAGGTCAGTCTatttatactgaaaacaataccaactagatttgtttttttaagtaaattttttgggctttttaccTTTATTCATAgactgtagagagagacaggaagcaagttggagagagagagatggggttggATCGGAAAAAAATGGCTGCAGGTCGGACTGGAACCTGGGTCCTCGTGGGCACTCAAACCTGTTTATTGCACGagcactgtagcctgttgcgccacagccccccccccccccccccccaccaactaGATTTTTTGATCTTGACATGAGATTTATAACACTTAGTTggattttttaaattaaatatgCTGTTGCAGTGTACACTCCTATGTTTGTTTCCTAATCCTAACTGCTTGGGTTCCATAACCATTGTCCAATTTTTACCTGCAGCTGCGACGGAAGCAGCAGCGGAGAAAGAAAAGCCAGTGATCGCACCCTACACTGGCCTCCCCAAGCTGGATAACATCCCTTCAGTGGCCGAACTCATGGCCGAGATGGCCGCCAAGAAGGAAGAGAGGCgcaaggaagaggagaaaaagaaatcaGATGAGCGAAGGGTACATCATATATGTCccttttgttttttgtatttaAAGGACCTCTTATCGGGTTTAGATACATGAATCTACCCTGACCCTGCTCGATACTCAAAATGTCTGGCATTTGGTGCAGAT carries:
- the necap1 gene encoding adaptin ear-binding coat-associated protein 1 isoform X2 — its product is MATEAEYESILIVKPDVNVYRIPPRASNRGHRAADWKLDAPDWSGRLRITAKGKVAFIKLEDKVSGELFAQAPINEYPGIALETVSDSSRYFVLRIQDDNGRSAFIGVGFGDRGDAFDFNVALQDHFKWVKTEDEISKNAHTADTGPKLDLGFKEGQTITLNIGQGKKRDKPRPQSAGGFGLLPPPPGGKIAPPPSSSSNDNAPPSTGGSPTDCLLDLDSSNSNTVAQSNPSSSDLWGDFSTPATAVPQSAPEPQGSSTSWVQF
- the necap1 gene encoding adaptin ear-binding coat-associated protein 1 isoform X1, which gives rise to MATEAEYESILIVKPDVNVYRIPPRASNRGHRAADWKLDAPDWSGRLRITAKGKVAFIKLEDKVSGELFAQAPINEYPGIALETVSDSSRYFVLRIQDDNARTDDVSPSVPGRSAFIGVGFGDRGDAFDFNVALQDHFKWVKTEDEISKNAHTADTGPKLDLGFKEGQTITLNIGQGKKRDKPRPQSAGGFGLLPPPPGGKIAPPPSSSSNDNAPPSTGGSPTDCLLDLDSSNSNTVAQSNPSSSDLWGDFSTPATAVPQSAPEPQGSSTSWVQF
- the necap1 gene encoding adaptin ear-binding coat-associated protein 1 isoform X3, which gives rise to MATEAEYESILIVKPDVNVYRIPPRASNRGHRAADWKLDAPDWSGRLRITAKGKVAFIKLEDKVSGELFAQAPINEYPGIALETVSDSSRYFVLRIQDDNARTDDVSPSVPGRSAFIGVGFGDRGDAFDFNVALQDHFKWVKTEDEISKNAHTADTGPKLDLGFKEGQTITLNIGQGKKRDKPRPQSAGGFGLLPPPPGGKIAPPPSSSSNDNAPPSTGGSPTDCLLDLDSSNSNTVAQSNPSSSDLWGDFSTPATSTD